From the genome of Candidatus Polarisedimenticolia bacterium, one region includes:
- a CDS encoding molybdenum cofactor biosynthesis protein MoaE, which yields MSGAEAGMYRLVETPIDLDELIESVSGQGIGGIATFLGSVRIENEGKRVLAIEYHAYTPMAEKLLREIGEEARLRHADLRISLVHRVGRLEIGEISVGIAAGSPHRREALSAVAYAIERVKESLPIWKREHYADGSAWLGLASGSPGSAQKKGKPGGLPP from the coding sequence AAACGCCGATCGATCTCGACGAGCTCATCGAGTCGGTCTCGGGGCAGGGAATCGGAGGGATCGCGACGTTTCTGGGCTCGGTGCGGATCGAAAACGAGGGGAAGAGAGTGCTGGCGATCGAGTATCACGCCTACACCCCCATGGCCGAGAAGCTCCTCCGGGAGATCGGGGAGGAAGCTCGCCTCCGCCACGCCGATCTGAGGATTTCACTGGTGCACCGGGTCGGCCGGCTGGAGATCGGCGAGATCAGCGTTGGCATCGCCGCCGGCTCGCCGCACCGCCGCGAGGCCCTCTCCGCCGTGGCCTACGCCATCGAACGGGTCAAGGAGAGCCTCCCCATCTGGAAGCGGGAGCATTATGCCGACGGCTCCGCGTGGCTGGGCCTGGCCTCTGGGTCTCCGGGAAGCGCGCAAAAAAAAGGGAAGCCCGGCGGGCTTCCCCCGTAA